Genomic segment of Acidimicrobiales bacterium:
GTTCTTCGGCGAGCTGCAGGCGGCGCTGGCGACCGACCCGCCGGCGGCCTGGCACCCGCCGCCACCCGCCGGGCTGCCCGAGCTGATGGAGCGGTCCGACGACGCCGCGATCGCGGAGGGGCGACGACGGATGACGCAGGCCGCCGGCGTCGACCGGACCGGCAACGGCTGGGGCACCCGGTCGCGTGGCGCCGACTTCGGCGACGACGTGGCCTACCGGGCGGCGTTCGCCCGGGTCAGCCTGGCCGGGCACCTCCCGGCTGAGAACCGGTCGTACAGCCGCGGCTTCGACGGGTCCACCCGGTCCGAGCTGCGGTTCCCTCCCGCTGGCGAGCCGCCGGTCGACGGGTTCTGGTCGCTGTGCGTCTACGGCCCCGACTTCTTCCTGGTCGACAACGAGATCGACCGCCACAGCATCGGCGACCGCACGCCCGGGCTGCGCCGCGACGCCGACGGGTCGCTCACGATCGTCGTCGGCCACGACCGGCCGGCCGACACGTCCAACTGGCTGCCGACACCCGACGGGCCCTGCGTCCTGGCGCTGCGCGCCTACGAGGGGCGCGACGAGGTGGTCGACGCCCGCTGGTTCCCACCCGACCTGGAGCTCCGATGACGACACGACGCGCCCTGGCCCTGCTGCTGACGAGCTGCCTGCTGCTGGCGTCGGCCTGCTCCGGCGACGACGACCCGCCGACCGACGACGCCGACGACCCGCAGACCGACGAAGGAGCCGAGATGACCGACACCGAGCTGGCCGCCGAGGCGTACGTGGCCGGCTACCCCCTGGTGGTCTCGGTGCGCACGATGCAGCGCCTCGGCGGGCTGCTGGGCGTGAACAGCCTGTTCTGGCAGAACGCCCTGTCGGGGCCGCAGAACCGCATCATCGTGGCCCCCAACCGCGACACCCTCTACTCGATCGCCATCCTCGACCTGCGTGGCGAGCCGATGGTGCTGACGCTGCCCGAGGTCACCGACCGCTACTACACGTACCAGTTCCTCGACGCCTGGATGGAGTCGTTCGCCTACGTCGGCACCCGGGCCACCGACGGCCGGGCGGGCACCTGGGCGATCACGCCGCCGGGCTGGGAGGGCGAGCTGCCGGAGGGCGTCGAGCAGATCGAGTCGCCGACGCCCCAGGTGTTCATGCTGGGGCGCTTCCTGGTGGACGACGACGCCGACGTCGCCAACGTCTCGGCCATCAGCCGGCAGTCGAGCCTCCGGCCCCTCAGCACCCTCACCGGTGACCCCGCCGCACCCGCACCGCCGCCCCTGGGCGAGCCCGCCGGAACCGCCCAGGACATCCCCACCGACGCCGCGTTCTTCGACGAGCTGGGTGAGGCCCTCGCCGTCAACCCGCCCACCACGCCCACCCAGCAGGAGCTGTTCGCCGACCTCGAGACGCTCTCGGGCACGACGGACCGGACCGTTCTCGACCAGGGGGCGAAGGAGGGCGACGCCCGGATCGACGACGGGGCCGGCCGCGGCGTCGGCACCGGCGAGCTGGTCAACGGCTGGTCGGCCAACCTGGACATCGGCACCTACGGCGACGACGTCCAGACCCGGGCCGTGGTCGCCCGGGTGGGTTGGGGCGCGAACGTGGCCGACGAGGCGGTCTACCCGGTCACCCGGGTGGACGCCGGGGGCGAGCCGCTCTATGGCAGCGGCGGCGCCACCTACCGGATCACGTTCCCGCCCGGGGAGCTGCCGCCGGTCGATGCCTTCTGGTCGCTGTCGGTCTACGGCGGCGACATGTTCTTCGCCGAGCACCCGAGCGGCCGCTACACGATCGGCGACCGGACCCCGGGCCTGGTCCGGGCCGACGACGGCTCGCTCGAGATCGTCCTCGCCCACGACGAGCCGGCGGCGTCGGCCGGGCCCGCCGCCAACTGGCTCCCGGTGCCCGACGGCCCGTTCGTGCTCATGCTCCGCCTCTACCTGCCGGGTCCGTCGATCCTGGCGGGCGACTACGAGTACC
This window contains:
- a CDS encoding DUF1254 domain-containing protein: MRGTTLADAYVWGYPLVAMHRTCAAHGGVGRRLVARDRLATAADRTVVAPNNDTLYASGWFDLRAGDLTVEVGPLDRYWSVMLLDAYTHVGYVCRRLHGRDGATVRVTYDPTAVPVVDKATEVLTVGTPTVWVLARVLVAGPHDLEAARAALAQVTVHPSGGRSTARPPDGDGFFGELQAALATDPPAAWHPPPPAGLPELMERSDDAAIAEGRRRMTQAAGVDRTGNGWGTRSRGADFGDDVAYRAAFARVSLAGHLPAENRSYSRGFDGSTRSELRFPPAGEPPVDGFWSLCVYGPDFFLVDNEIDRHSIGDRTPGLRRDADGSLTIVVGHDRPADTSNWLPTPDGPCVLALRAYEGRDEVVDARWFPPDLELR
- a CDS encoding DUF1254 domain-containing protein — encoded protein: MTTRRALALLLTSCLLLASACSGDDDPPTDDADDPQTDEGAEMTDTELAAEAYVAGYPLVVSVRTMQRLGGLLGVNSLFWQNALSGPQNRIIVAPNRDTLYSIAILDLRGEPMVLTLPEVTDRYYTYQFLDAWMESFAYVGTRATDGRAGTWAITPPGWEGELPEGVEQIESPTPQVFMLGRFLVDDDADVANVSAISRQSSLRPLSTLTGDPAAPAPPPLGEPAGTAQDIPTDAAFFDELGEALAVNPPTTPTQQELFADLETLSGTTDRTVLDQGAKEGDARIDDGAGRGVGTGELVNGWSANLDIGTYGDDVQTRAVVARVGWGANVADEAVYPVTRVDAGGEPLYGSGGATYRITFPPGELPPVDAFWSLSVYGGDMFFAEHPSGRYTIGDRTPGLVRADDGSLEIVLAHDEPAASAGPAANWLPVPDGPFVLMLRLYLPGPSILAGDYEYPPVEPAT